CCAAAAATACCCATCTTTCAATTAACAACCAAATTCCGCTAAATTTGATATAACCTAAAACTTTTACACATAGATCGAAAATATACAACAAAAGCCCCAAAATTCACATCCGTAACCTATtcccaaaaaataaaaaagcacaATAATTAAAgctaaaaagagaaagagcagAAAGAAAATACTCACTGAGATTGGAACTTATAATGGGGTGTCGAAGAAGATCTAGATCGCCACGTGTACTTGGGAGATCGAGCAAAATTGAGCTGAGCTAAGTGCACTAAAAAACAGGGAAACACAGAACCCGATTATATGGTGTGTGGTTAATAGTAAAGGTGAAGCCTTTGCGATTGAAAAATTCTAAGAGAAGTGCGATTTGAATGGCTACCGGAAGATCCGAAGTGGGTCCGACTCGGCGGTGTTAGTGGCGGCGGTGACGGCGGCGATGAGATATTGAATAGGAGCTTCCGATAAACGCCGATTTCGAAAGCGAAGGTAAAGGgggaaaaaatgaaaataaaaatagggaaaattttttataaaataaaaatgataattttcAGAGCTAGTAAACGCTGTTATTAACATTGTTGGAACATGCTAACTTGCGCCCCAGGTGCGTATCTTtttcattaaaataataataatataaaaataagtttttttttcctaaatattataattaattattattattatcatcatataaaattattttaatatttacttTTGGTAGGAGTTAGATGTTAGACAGTATCCTATGGTTGGTGCAATGTTGGATGATGGTTTGGAGAGTTTTCAGTCTGAATGCTCCACAATTTTCATTGATTTTTagtttgactaattttttttattattatttttgtaaaatcaaagaaaataccttcttcatttcattaatagtgtgtgttatattttatttcGTTTATAATTATgtgatattttgataaaaaaaaatatattgtgtCTTTATTCTGTTTACACCGAATTAATAATCATTTAatgacaaaaatatatatttttgttgtaaaataaaaataaaggaatataCTCCTTTTAGTGCGAATTATTCAAATTAGCAAGAAAATTCCCAGAAGATAACTCCTGATCACATATTTTTTTGTGTTGTGGACTGATTTCTGATACATGATTCatgttttattttcattttaaattaaatttattgaaaaataattaacgaatattttataatatgtaAATTGAGTATtgatattgattttttttcctttgaagttaagCGAAATTTTGTCAGAGTATCTTTTCATTGTCAATTGTAACACTAATATTTTCTATGAAGTTTAGAGATATTATTACACTTGATATTTTTggtaattttatttaatatttatataaccTTACACTAACCTACTTGAGGTTTAAGTGATATTATATATTCAATTTacttgtattttttattaaaaaacaaaatcaatatataacaaattaaaaaagtaTTGTTTGTAATATTAGATGATTTGGAGAAAAAGTTATTGTAATTTACCCATAGATATATCAATTATACACGTAATAgtacattatttattttttggattaTATATGATTGTATGAACTTGAAAATGATAAATTGTTGAATGATTCACCTAGCTTATTTTTCAAATGATTACTTTCTAATTTGAAACATAAAACTTTTTAGTTATAcaaatttaaagtttttttttacgGCATTCTTGACACTTACTTAAACAGAGGAGCTTACCATTCTATCAAAGTTCTTTTTAACTTGcatttacaaatttttttttcttttggtcaAGCATTTACAaattctgaatttttaatttctttttaactTTTGGGCTAGCCACAACCATTTAAGTCATTTATTGGGCTAACGCTAAGGGCCCAAATATATTTGCTAGTTTCAGCTAAATATTAATTGTTATGTacctaaaataaaaatcttttttttttaccaaaaagaaCTGTAGTGGTTGTATTCACCAACCTCAGTGTATAGTTCACATTTTCGGAATTTCCCTCTAAAAAGTAACATCTgaagtttaaattttatgataaaattttGTTCAAGCTAGCTTAAGCCTAACTTTTATCTGCTTTTATCATAATCATCATTCTCAAAAGCTTAAACATTTAGATATATAATAAAACCTAACTTAATTAGCCTCACACACACCCCTTTTAAATATGCTACTTGCTTTCATTACTGTTGCTGAAAAATATGTCTCCTACCTTTTTTTGTATGAACATATGCCTATACTATACTACTAGCTAGGCTACTAGCTACCTAGTTAGCCATAGTTTATTTGGACATTTTCTCTTCTTATGATACTATAGTAGGATTTCTCTTAATAGTGTAAGTGATGGGGCCTTGCTTCATTTGCTTATTCCAAAAATAAAGatcaacaaaataatatatCGCCGAATGAAAGCAAAGAATATTCCAAATGACATTGAGATTTTAAGCCTTTGTATATATTACTTTACAAACcatttcttaattattaattaccaAATTAGAACTATTCTTGTAGCTATTGGTCAGTTAAATTCTTTTAGCCCGGTAGTATCCTATGATTATAATCTCAACTGTgtgttattttaatttgtaagggataatttttttataaaaaaaattaagagtaaGAGTCAAACCCAAAACCTTTAGATGAAGATGAAAAAATTACGCAATTTGAGCTATAGTTTATTGATATTTGTAAGGGATATCATTAAAATGCTTCTAAACAGAATACTTAGATTAAAAGTTTCATCAAATGTATATATCATAGCGTATCTATCATAGTGTAAAATTTTGACTAGTTAGGTGCAAACTTTTTTAGGTTCGAATGACAGAGATTTGCGCTCCATTTTATGTCCTCACCACTGCTAATAAGTTCTATAAAATgtgtttaaaaatataatttctataaaaataacagaaaggCAAATGCTAtatgtgagaagaagaagaagaaataatgaGCCTATCACATCCAAGTTGACCAAAAATAgtggtaaaaaaaaaagtttagtttgtttttcactttttctacTATTTACAGTACTACTTGTTGAACTGAAGCTCATGCTATAGagtttcttgtttttttttctaattaacAAGGCCTTAAGCCAAGAATGTAAACAATATCTGACTATACTTGCATAATTGCATAGTACTAATTAAGTAGAAACATTTTCTGTccaaacaaaagagaaaaaaagaataaaggaaagagaaaaaaagtaCTAATAAAGCATTGTTATTTTGAAGCTTGTATTGATTAGTAATAAtagtaattttatatataaaagaaaaagaataaataaataaaatagccGGCACATTGATACAGATAGAGCAGCTTCTTGTaactttatttaaattaaaaagataataataataataataataataaaggaaGAGAAATCAGACGTTGATGGGGTTACAGAGGAACATGAGGGacgatgcggacgcgtcgctgggGATGATTCCTCCTGCAGCGTTGTTGTTACCGTGAAGCCTCTCATAACTGTCAATGCAGAACAGCGAGAGCGAGAGCTGAACCACCACAGCCACCGGAACCTCCTCCCGCCTCCACCTAACTCGCCTCCGATCCGACTCAGACTCAGCACCGAGTCGACTCAGTACAGGCCTCACGCACACCATGTATAGCCTCTTGTAGCCTCCGAGCGCCAACACTACCGATTTCACCGACGCTGCTGGTGGACCTGACACGTGGCGGAAGCAGAGGTGCTCCCATAAGGAGTCGTCGTTTCTGGCCAGGCTGCACCATAGACGGCACACGCAGGCCGCCACTCCCAGCGACGCTCCGTCCAGTCGTTTAAGTATTTCCCTTAGAATGTCGATGTTGTCGTTTATGAAGAACCGCTGCCGTTTCTCTTGCTTCATTTCTTCACGGTGGTTGAGAGAGAAAGGGATTTGAGGTTTGAAGGGTTTAAGAGGGAAGAAGAATAATGTGTGAAACTGAAATCTGAAATAACATACCTCTGCTAACTACTAACCTAAAATGTGGGGTTTACCTCCAACTTTTAAACCAATTTCCAATATTCACACCCAAATTTTACAacacattattttttattcaaaatattttacataattgtGCTGTTACGTCCGTTTTTTAGGTGATTATTCACgtgattaatataaaaaataattatttttactaatgtatcatTATGTAATTAGATATATGTATAAACTAATATATACATTTGCAAAAGTCTTTCAATTTGTGTGTAAATTTTGCATATTAAAAGTTTAATTAGtctaaattaaattcttaataagAAATGGTTAACCTTAGTTTAGCTTCTAGAATTTctgtttataaaaatatatagaaacTTAATTTTATGATGAAAAGTTAGGTGCAGTTGactttatgtgaagttgatagctgagagccgttaaataaaaatttaatcaaatcagtcaaatcatttaACGACTCTCAATTATCAATTTCACATAAGATCGTAAAATCAACTgtacctgagttttcacctaaTTTTATATTATGTTGAGTAATTCTCTAAAGCCTAAACccacaagaaaagaaagagagtcaaaaagttattttttaaaagaagttgTGTGTACAGGGTTAATTGTATCTTGTGAGTTGCGAGAAATATTTGACTTGTGTGAGGAAAAAGAAAGGGTTATACGTACAGGCACAGTATATTATGACATTGAATATAGTTGTTTGTTAGGTTGGTTTGTTGTTATAGTTGGATTTGTATGTGTAATGTGTGcatgaagagagagaaatatAGTGAGAGTATCGAGGGATTAGAGGAAGTGGCCAAAAGAATGGTCCAAAGCAAAATACTGGAACCAATGCCTATGGCTTTATTACTCTTGTTTCTTTTCTAATATAGGGTTTGTTTCAGGGTATGTAATATATATTACTAGATTTcctctttctttgtttctttccttgtttgcattattattttttatttattgctGCAAATtagaaacaacaaaagaatagataGAGAACCGTTGTATGTGAGACATATAAATATCACGGAGgaaggaagaaattaaaaaggatTTCTTATCTTTGAATTGATGAAGATCTTAATTTTTTGCATTGCAATGACTAGTCACTAGTCATCCATGCAGACATGTGTGTATATGTATCTTTTTGTAAGATTTTTATTTGGACCACTTCATACTTCATAATGCATTTAATAAAACTCTTATTTATTTGGTTTTCTGTCAAGAAATAAATAAGGTACAAAAGTTACTATATCTTGAAAAGCCTGAAAATTCACGTGTAATTATTTtcatgtaaaattaataattaaaaatcagATCATAATTTAGTTAAATCTATTAAATCATCTAACcgtttttaaatattaactttaaaatataacactaatgattatatctttAAAACTCCATAAACTTCTATTGTAcacattatataaatatttcattgattTCTCATACTTTCCCATATTATATATGCACTAATTTTTAAGGTTGATGATATTTATAGTTTAGGGATGTAAATTATTGATTTTAGCATAAGGTTCGTACGCTACATGCATAAACAAAAATAAGCCTACATGGCAAGAAGGTTGACCctctaaatttataattatactttATCATATCTTTCTATGTTTCGGCTTAGTTTCTTCTACCAACGGTCCAAGTAAAACTTTGgattctatatatatatgcacaggttttaaaattgttttcttATATATTAAAGTTTTAGTTTGACTCATATATGTGCTACCTTGGAATGATCGAGTTCAATAATAAATCATGTATGTTCTCTACGATAATAAAGTTCCTATCTAATAATATCATCATTAGTCTTCATAGTTCTCTCCAATTTTTCATTCTTAGGAAATAAAAATGCTTGCTCAGATTTATCATTGTATTCTATCTATATCGCTAATATGTCATTTCTGTCATAAAACAATAGAAACAATTAATCATTGTTTGATCGGTTATTTTATAATCAAAAAAATATgatcttaaaattatttttgtgattGTCTTTTCTCTCAAAATTCTAACAATTTTAGAATATAATAGACTACATCAACGGAGATGTTTAACCCGTTGAAAAATGCTGATTGTAATTTTCAAACTATTGAAAAACTTGCAATCagttaatttttgaaagttcTACTTTAATTTCGTCTGCCACTCTAACAAATTCTGTCAAAATGCTCTGTGAAATTCAAAGAACTCTCAATTTAGATTGTCATCTCCATAAAacaatcttttaattttattcaatttgatttattattctttttttttaatttttcttcgTTTTTCGACCATATACTGTTTGATGAATAtctttcatatattattttaaaaatcttcactttttattatgttggttctacttttaaatttttttatatttcattttttaataattaataaaatataacctACCATCTTAACAAAATGAAATATAATCGAGTCAAAGACTTTTTGacataacaaaatataaatattagaGAGAGCTTGTGCATCTAAATTAATTCAATATGTCTTAAATATGTAAGGTTAGATACAAAAGATatattgaaatatatatatatatagcacgTAGTAATTTGTGAATTGTTAtatatctttaatttctttaatgCATGCAATAATACTTATTACCTTTGGTTAAAGACAATAAAATGTGTTTTGCATTGATTAAATTTTTCTTCTAATCTTTTTAGTAATTATGCACCAAACATTGCATTTCAGAAACAAAGAGAATACAACGTGGCTACTAGAATTATATATACcataattagtttaatttttgggtTCACCAAgaatcgaactcttgacctttcggatctagcgctttaataccatgtcataataccactcatcccaaaagcttcaGCTGATAGgaaaatgtaacactaataattatatctctaatactctataaacctccattgtacacattgtataaatatctTATTGTCTCCTCATACTTTCCCATATATTAATTATACACTTTTTTTGgtaaatggaaaagaaaagagcGAGGATGCATAATGTATGCTATTCACCGAAATAGTATCtgatttagttttcttttttttggttAGGCAAACCAAAAGTAAAGTCgcattatatatacatatatacaaaaatattatttatacattaaaattatttattaaaattaattactttatatttttatacaaatacatatatattttaactcatttttaatatatattttatattttaatatttattctaCACTAATAGTTAATGTTAGTGTATATCTAAcatagtttatatatatatatatatatatatatgtgtgtgtgttaaTTTGAAtactaacaaagaaaaatagaaaaaaatagtgAAATAATAACCTTAATTAATACCATAATTAGTCAATTACTATTGAAGTGCctctaaaattaattttctcacacatcaaaatttttaaggaGTAGAGTTATTAGGTAtaagtgatttttaattaaagttcaattagtaaatcaatttttttttcaatcaatatcattctatattttttaaaacgattcttttatcttaattataaatcttaaattttaaattttaaattttaaaaactctaAGTTCTAAATCTTAAATGCTAAATAATATATCCTAACagtaaaatctttaaaaaatagaggattaaaaaaataatttcataataaaaaattggcTAATGTTAGCTATAATTAAAAGTTGGTTTTATACttacttttttaattaaattaaggaTTAAAATACAAAACTTGTTAAGtgttaaaataagaataagaagaagagtAGACTTCCatcatcaaaaaaaaaataaaatagtaggCTTGTGGCACACAACATATATACACTTgttcatttaatttaatttaaatagtattaaatagtttttttttttaagagtaGTTAACTTTTCTCTTTCAACAATATTGAAAGTTCATGTTTTTAATATTATTGCAATATATTTCTACTTATTAATAATCTAACactattattgataaaaaaaatgattgacatttgatttaaatatatttatatgtttgTGTGGAATTAAGCTAAGGAGTATGTAGATTGTTGAGCCCACTGTGCAATAGAGAGAGGGTGTCATAAGGGGTTGTTTTTATTAGGTTGGACTTGTTCGTTGGACACACTTGTTGGGAGAAACACTATTTCCTAATTCTTGTTCCTAGCAACTCGATAAGTGCAAAACAACAAAgacatatacatatacataaataaataaataaataacttataaaGTTGGGAACcatagaaaattaattaaaactaataagTAACTCACCATTgattttcattcattttctaCATTTATTCTTTCTCCACCAACAACTATGCTTTGTACTTTGTTGTTGTAAAGTTGCGCCCACATATAGTAATTGGTCAACTAGCTAGCTATCTAGCTATGCTACTATGTTTATAACAGCTTCTACCATTGTCATCGCCATTATTTATTCGTCAACGAATTCAATGTGTTCAATAATGGAAAGAGACCCAATCATCCTTAGCTTACTCCATTATTACTGCTCTCATCGATCATCATGCATGCCTTCAAATGATTATTTCATCTTCTTTTCACTTTGCTTCTTCACATTGCATTGGTTACttcctttttgctttttaattttttatatattatatataggTTTATGTATCTTAGATCAAACTCTTATTGATAAGAAAGGTCAAAAAGTATAGTTTTAGTAaatgtgttgtaacaatttcACTATAATTTGGAGACGGTGGAAACTCAGGTGCAATTAGCTTCATGTGAAGTTAATAGTTAAGaatcgttagatgaaaatttagttaaatcagtcaaatcatctaacggttttcagctatcaacttcacgtgaagtcgactgcacccgAGTTTTCACCTTTGGAGATATACGAATAATTAGTAGTTTTATTTAAAGGTCTACACGATTTGTTGTTGGATAAtaagttattata
The Arachis stenosperma cultivar V10309 chromosome 7, arast.V10309.gnm1.PFL2, whole genome shotgun sequence genome window above contains:
- the LOC130942128 gene encoding F-box protein SNE-like, whose translation is MKQEKRQRFFINDNIDILREILKRLDGASLGVAACVCRLWCSLARNDDSLWEHLCFRHVSGPPAASVKSVVLALGGYKRLYMVCVRPVLSRLGAESESDRRRVRWRREEVPVAVVVQLSLSLFCIDSYERLHGNNNAAGGIIPSDASASSLMFLCNPINV